In Emcibacter nanhaiensis, the sequence CAGGCCGAAGGCCGGTTCGCGGGTTTCCTCGCCGGGCAGGGCAACCTGCTCACCCCGCGGATCCATGACCATCAGCATGTTGGGGCGGATATCGCCGCGGCCGACTTCCGACTCCTTCAGGCGCAGGACGTAGGTATTGGCCGGCAACTGCATGTTGTCGAGGATTCGCACGGACGGCATGACAAAGCCCATCTCGGAAGCCAGCTGGCGCCGCAGCGCCTTGATCTGGTCGGTGAGGCGGATGCCGCTGTCGTCATTGATCAGGGGCAGCAGGCCGTATCCCAGTTCCAGGCGGACCGGATCGATGGCGAGCGCGGTAGTGATCGGTTCTTCCACCGGCTGGGCTTTTTCCGCCTCTTTCTGTTCCGCGATCATCAGTTGTTCTTCTTCCGCCCGTTCTTCCTGCAGCCGGGTCAGGGACCAGGAGGTCAGGCCGAGGATGCCGGAGACGACAGCAAACGGCAGGAACGGAATGCCCGGCAGCAGGGACAGCAGGAACAGCAGGAAGGAGGTTACGCCTATGGCGCGCGGGTACGTACTGAACTGGCTGAACAGCGCCTTGTCGGTCTTGCCGGTGACGCCGGATTTTGTCACCAGCAGACCGGCAGCGGTAGACACAATCAGGGCCGGGATCTGGCTGACCAGGCCGTCGCCGACGGTCAGCAGGGTATAGGTATTGGCGGCATCGCCAAAGCCCATGCCTTTCTGGGCCACGCCGATGATCATGCCGGCGATAATGTTGATGAAGGTGATCAGCAGGCCGGCAATGGCGTCACCGCGCACATATTTGGCGGCACCGTCCATGGAGCCGAAGAAGGTGCTTTCGTCTTCCAGCTCCTTACGGCGGGCCCGGGCCTGGTCTTCGTTGATCAGGCCGGAGGAGAGGTCTGCATCAATGGCCATCTGTTTACCGGGCATGGCGTCCAGGCTGAACCGGGCGGCCACTTCGGCGATCCTGCCGGAACCCTTGGTAATCACCATGAAGTTCACAATCAGAAGGACGGTAAAGACGATGATCCCGATCACGAAATTGCCGCCCATGACGAAAGAGCCGAAGGCTTCGATCACATGTCCCGCGGCCGAGGGGCCGGTATGTCCTTCGCTCAGGATCAGGCGGGTGGACGCCACATTGAGCGCCAGGCGCAGCATGGTGGCGATCAGCAGCACTGTCGGGAAACTGTTGAAATCCAGCGGCCGCTCGATAAACAACGCGGTCATCAGGATCATCACGGAAAAAGTAATGGACAGGGTGAGGCTCATGTCCAGCAACCACGGTGGCATGGGCAGGAACAGCACCACAAGAATAGCCACGACCACCAGCGCCATCAGGATGTCGCTGCGTTGTGACAACTGGCTTAGAAAGCCTGTCTGTGTCGTGTCCGTGGAGGTTTCACTCATAATTTCTTTTCCGGGGCCTCACGGGATCAGGTGACATGTTGTCCGGGTTCACCCGGACTGGGAACGTTACGCCCCTCGGCCATATACTGATTGAGCTTGTTGCGCAGGGTCCGAATGGAAATGCCCAGCACATTTGCGGCATGGGTCCTGTTGCCGAGGCAATGTTTCAGGGTATCAATGATCAGGTCCCGTTCCACATCGGCAACTGTGCGGCCGATCTGGGAACCGGTGGCGAAGGGCGCATCGTCTTCATCCGCATCTGCCGTGGCCGTGCCGCCGCGGCTGTGAATGGCCACGTGGGGTTTGCCGTCGGGCAGGACAATGTCCTGCTTGGCGATCCGGTCGCCGCCGGCCAGCAGCACTGCCCGGTGCATGGTGTTTTCCAGTTCGCGGACGTTGCCCGGCCAGTCGTGGTTGATCAGGACCTCCATGGCTTCCGCCGAAATCGGTTTCGGCTCCAGGGCGTTGAACTCCGCATATTTCTGGGCGAAATGCTTGCACAGGGCCCGGGTGTCTTCCGGCCGTTCCCGAAGCGGCGGGATGTGCAGATTGACCACATTGAGCCGGAACAGAAGGTCTTCGCGGAAGGTGCCTTTCTTGACTTCTTCCTGCAGGTCCCGGTTGGAGGTGGCGATGATGCGGATGTCCACCTTGACTGGCCCACCACTGCCGCCGACGCGGTCGATTTCCCGTTCCTGGATGGCGCGCAGCAGCTTGGACTGCAGACGGATGTCCATCTCGGTAATCTCGTCCAGCAGCAGGGTGCCGCCATTGGCTTCCTCGAATTTACCGACCCTGCGGGCAACGGCGCCGGTGAAGGCGCCTTTTTCATGGCCGAACAGTTCGGATTCCAGAAGGTTTTCCGGGATTGCGGCGCAGTTGACGCTCACATAGGGCTTGTTGGCGCGGCGGCTTTTGCTGTGTACATAGCGGGCCATGACCTCTTTACCGGTGCCGGATTCCCCTGTGATCATGATGCTGGCTTCGCTTTTGGCAACCTGGTCGGCAAGCGAGACCACCTGCATCATGGTCCGGTCGCGATAGATGAAATCATGTTCATCGTCGGCGACGGCGGTCAGAACCGCGGCAATCAGGTCAGGGTCCGGCGGCAGGGGAATATATTCCTTGGCCCCGGCCTTGATGGCCCGTACCGCAGCTTCGGAATCATTGCCGATGCCGCAGGCGACGGCCGGGGTCGAAATGCGCTCGGATTTCAGTTGCTCCAACAGCCCCTTGATGTCCAGCTTGACATCGACCATCAGCAGGTCGGCGCCTTTGGAGCGCACAAGGTTCAATGCGGCATT encodes:
- the flhA gene encoding flagellar biosynthesis protein FlhA yields the protein MSETSTDTTQTGFLSQLSQRSDILMALVVVAILVVLFLPMPPWLLDMSLTLSITFSVMILMTALFIERPLDFNSFPTVLLIATMLRLALNVASTRLILSEGHTGPSAAGHVIEAFGSFVMGGNFVIGIIVFTVLLIVNFMVITKGSGRIAEVAARFSLDAMPGKQMAIDADLSSGLINEDQARARRKELEDESTFFGSMDGAAKYVRGDAIAGLLITFINIIAGMIIGVAQKGMGFGDAANTYTLLTVGDGLVSQIPALIVSTAAGLLVTKSGVTGKTDKALFSQFSTYPRAIGVTSFLLFLLSLLPGIPFLPFAVVSGILGLTSWSLTRLQEERAEEEQLMIAEQKEAEKAQPVEEPITTALAIDPVRLELGYGLLPLINDDSGIRLTDQIKALRRQLASEMGFVMPSVRILDNMQLPANTYVLRLKESEVGRGDIRPNMLMVMDPRGEQVALPGEETREPAFGLPAVWVEKSMKEEASFRGYTVVDAATVITTHITEVIKDNMSELLSYAEVQKLMDDLPKEHQKLVADLIPNLITQSGVQRILQNLLNERISIRDLPTILEGIAEACGYTQNVVMITEHVRTRLARQISHDNADADNVIPLINLSPQWEQAFMDALIGGGEEKQLAMAPSQLQEFIGLVRMTFEDQAHAGELPVLLTSPMTRPYVRSIIERFRPATVVMSQNEVHPKVKIRTLGQI
- a CDS encoding sigma-54-dependent transcriptional regulator, with product MRLIIVGTLQGQLSAASQIAIKQGAQVLHVDDENAALNLVRSKGADLLMVDVKLDIKGLLEQLKSERISTPAVACGIGNDSEAAVRAIKAGAKEYIPLPPDPDLIAAVLTAVADDEHDFIYRDRTMMQVVSLADQVAKSEASIMITGESGTGKEVMARYVHSKSRRANKPYVSVNCAAIPENLLESELFGHEKGAFTGAVARRVGKFEEANGGTLLLDEITEMDIRLQSKLLRAIQEREIDRVGGSGGPVKVDIRIIATSNRDLQEEVKKGTFREDLLFRLNVVNLHIPPLRERPEDTRALCKHFAQKYAEFNALEPKPISAEAMEVLINHDWPGNVRELENTMHRAVLLAGGDRIAKQDIVLPDGKPHVAIHSRGGTATADADEDDAPFATGSQIGRTVADVERDLIIDTLKHCLGNRTHAANVLGISIRTLRNKLNQYMAEGRNVPSPGEPGQHVT